The stretch of DNA GCAGCGAGCCACATCGAGTGGATGGCGCAACTGACCGCAAAAACATTGTCTTTTGTGGCGTCCGGATCATCGGGCACGATATCGCTCGTCACAATAATATGAACTGGCGTGCTCAGCACCACTTTCAGCGAACTTTCGATCAAATGGGGCTTCGTCGGGAAACGTTCTTGCAAAAACTCTTCCGCCAGCCGGTTATATCGTTCTTTCGCTTCGCCTTTTACTACGTAAAACGTCCAAGGCTCCCGCAGTCGGTCGTTTGGCGCCCACGTGGCAGCTTCCAGCAATTGGCGGATTTTATCGTCTTCCACGTCCCGCCCATCGTAATTCCGTATTGCTCTGCGCTCCTGCAGGCTTGTTATAATTGACATTCTGTTTTCCTCCCAGTATGTATTTTCCCCTACTAGTCTATCATTTGCAGTGAGGACAGTCACCGTTGAAGTGTTTGGAAAGCTCAGTCTTCTGATAGGGTGATGATGGGTGGTTCAAGGGGGCGGCCCTTTTTCCTGGCCTTTACGTTCCATCAACCTGATTTTCGGGAAGAATGAAAGGTAACTACTTCAAAGAGAGGTTGACTACATGCCGATTATCGAACATGAAATTTCAATTGACGCTTCCATTCAAGTTTGTTTCGATCTGGCCAGAACGGTGGAAATCCATACGGGGAAAACGATGCTTACGAAACAAAAGGGGGTTGGTGGGGTCACGTCGGGATTGATGGGGCTTGGCGATTCCGTCACTTGGGAAGTGAGCCATTTTGGAATAAAACAAAAATT from Bacillus sp. OxB-1 encodes:
- a CDS encoding nitroreductase family protein — its product is MSIITSLQERRAIRNYDGRDVEDDKIRQLLEAATWAPNDRLREPWTFYVVKGEAKERYNRLAEEFLQERFPTKPHLIESSLKVVLSTPVHIIVTSDIVPDDPDATKDNVFAVSCAIHSMWLAAHDLGLGFVWRTRGVGLVHDGRLHRFIGSPENKQIIGNLFIGYPDPESLAKLKTPARTPHEEKTVWLDM